Within the Gossypium raimondii isolate GPD5lz chromosome 12, ASM2569854v1, whole genome shotgun sequence genome, the region ATCAAAAACAGCTTTAAGAGCACTGTATGCATGTGTTTGGAAttccattatttttcttaatttaaattaaggaGTGTTAGGGAAATTTAATGtagatataattatattcaataaatgtgaaaacacacctaaatatatatatatatatatatttgtacgATACAGTTGGAGTTTTGAAGATTAAgacgttataaaattttatttaatttttgtagattttatataaaaattataaaaataaatttatgttaatcTCTGTTTTATATGTCTTTCAAATGGTAATAATTGTATGAGATTAAAAAccatcaatattttatttatttattttaaatatcaattaaatgcATGTGATGgtttaatgtattaaatattatcttattaGTAAAATCTTCTCataaaaaaagcaaagaaaaattaaatacaagcGGGAGTATATGTTCAAACCAATTTATGATGAGTATAGAAAATTGGCAATCAAAATTCCAAGATTGAGAATTATTGCCATGTATTGGGAGTGGGACATGACTCATGTTTGTGTTTCAATAATTCTgtggtatatatatacaatcaCAAATTGGGAATGAAGCACATGTGAGTCCCATGGATTTTGGATTTTGTCTACACTTTACAATAATTTCCGATATCCTATTTTCTTAATCTAGATAGAGtatcaatttagttaaaaaaagtatattattttattacattttctctcaattcaataaaaattgcaacctgtgttatttaagttaatagatgtttaaatttaccactaaactaataatttattttaatttaatatttatattttaattgtatctttttggtttttattttaaaagatccTAATAAAGAACTTACATGTAGTTGGATTTGAACCCATGCcatttacattaataaaacattaattttatcactaaagcaaaactttattttaacataatatttatattttaattgtattaagCATACTTTATTACTTCTATCAATTGTTTATATTGATTAAGTTGGTGTCATAAGTCAACTCGACACACCATAATAAACAATTGTAATGTAATTCCTAATATGATGTAGTTACGTGTAAATTTCATTTTCctcaaaatttaatctttttctccattttaataccatacatatttttgtgttattattaattagttttaaaaatatatttttattatttattatatgctATTTTTAAACCAACATCTATATTCAAAACTTTAGATAAAATTTctagtatatattatatatattgaggCAAATATATTGCAGGTAATGTTGATAACGAAGGAGGAGACTAGAGATAGTTTGgaccaattaattaattttttacccaGCGATTGGGTTTAATTAAAAGTAGgaatacttatttatttaaaaaaaatacaaaaatacaaaatcctTATATATTGAAAACCATGTACAAAAATGATTCGAACAATCAAACTCATGACAAGTGTAATTGCGGTATTTCAGCTTTAAGCTGCCACAGAGAATTAAAAGCAAAAGGGTCAATGGCGAATATCATGGGAATGAAGAAACTATTATGTGTAGCGATATATCACATCACATTCTCAGTCACTTCCTCATTTCACTGTCTCATCTTTACAACTACAATAACTATTTTAAtcacaatatgaaataaaataatataattttttaattaacattttctttcttctcactATTCATTTCCATTCGTCTAATCATCACTTTTTCTCTGTGAGAGTGctgtacaatttttttattacagtGCAGCAGGTTGTATTTTCTACTTTTACAAACTAGTTAAATAATGCTTCTTtaacaattgaaaatttaataaataatgtaatgtgatgaaataatatattatttaattatttttacttcatAAAAAAACAAGTCTCTGGAAATATATACGAACAAATGCTGTTACAAGTTGTCCTCTCAATATTGACTAAAACCGGAGCcagaatttcttttcttttagccTTCAATGCCATTATTCCTTCTTCAAGGGCCACATATGTCCCTAACTTTGAGCCTTTATTATGATTTAGGaaattaagggtgagtttggacgggcggtgcgtttacctgcggttagtgtaaaaatagcggtggcagtgagattaaatactgtagcgtgagacaaaaagtaaactaaacgcaccgcaccgcacccaatcgcccatccaaactcaccctaagtcaATGAAACAAATTATATTTGGGGTTGCCTCCTCCAACTCTATTTCAGTCTTTAATATTAGGGTTGAATATGATCAAACCCAGTTCCCCGTGCTTTTCAACATCTAAAAAGAggattttattcttaaattttacattactttgaaaacctaaaattctttttaattgtattaCAAAAGGATGATAAAAACCCGAACTGTTTAATAGATTTTGGACTcgcaatttttttattaaaaattgaatgtgatgtggggtaatgtaaattttttcttttgtctgGTGAGTATAAAACGATCATAATAATTGTTTGCCCTGTCCGCTCCActatatgaatttattattttattcttgtatatatataagtattaaaagaagaaaaatataataaaatattattgaagaaaatctctataaatatacttaaagaatcatgtttaaaaaaattgaaaatattataacaagtgcaaaaattataattaaaccgGAGTGAGATGGAAAGGTGGTAGTGATGTAAAACAAAATATGCCCAAGTATGAATCAGTGTAACAACATCCATCCTAACTCCGGTCCATCTGTATGCGAGTGTTACAGTAGGTTTTGAATATCagagaaaggagaaaaaaaacaaaaggaaccCTTGAATGACGATGTGATATGACTCAACAAAGAGTAGAATATTATAGCCTTTAGATGTGGTACATTTATTCTTATGATACTTAAAAAGCTTTTTTATATTGGCAAGAGGTTTATTTTGAGTATTATGAAGCATCTTCATGCCGGAGTGtggaatataaaaataattaaggattTTCCAAATAGAAAGGAGTTAAATGATTCATTATAGTTGGTATTTTCTTATCTAGAGaatattattttagcttttgGACTGTTCAATTATAAGGAATcataaatatttgttaatattgAATGGTTATGGTTAAGCTTTAAAGTgatatttataagaaaatgggttcatAATAATCGTACACTAACCCTGTacttaaatttgatttgatgaCAGTCCTAGATGAAGAATACAGAATTTGtcacctttttttaaaaaaattagaatatggATGACTTATTCCACTTAAAAGTAAACTTTCGTAATAATGCATTATTTATAACAAACACAACGTAGGGTAGGGATGAGCGTGAAATCTATTAAAGATGAGACAAATTTATTGTTGATGGTGTAAAAAGGACGGGGTTTCATTGTTCACTGCATGAACTGTTTCCTGAGTACAAATATGAGAAACTGTATATATTTGGGTGGGGATTGTTTACTTTAAGCTGACAAGATTTTCTTCtgagattgaattgaaagatgtGATTTTGAGTTGACGAGACATGGGTgcctttctatttttctatttttctcaacTCCTACGTgtgaataaaattgtaattaattttgaacatagattattgaattatatatgttgaGGTACTCTCCCGAGTGACCTTTTTGGGGTTGCAAGACTTGGCTCAGAGAGAAATATAGATTTTGCATGAATTGGTGAATAAGGAACTACATATATCGGAGGTGCCTAAAGAATGAAGCCCAGTCATAGGGGCCCTTGGTGATAAAAATCTGGAGGAGGAGTTAATAAAAATGGACTGGATGTTGTTGATAGTATGGATGAAAAAAGTGGGTCTACTGGCCCAATTTACACTCCGCTGCCCATTTTGAAATATAGATTTTGTCAAGtgagtgaaataaaaatttacttctataaatatgtttaataatgtatataatcgatttgtattttaatgttattaaatagatttataattgttttatttaaatatgaaaatacaaaggtattattataatattattaattataatttaaaagaaatggtattcttataatttcataaatgaattaatgatcgaGTTAAAGGTAATATAATCTCGATAAAGTGTTTAAAGAGGATTATAGGTTTTGACATCACTCTCAACAAATTAAGTCATTACTTTagacttttaataatattgaaattcatTCTAGTTGCATGTACATTAGCTTActataaatcatattttagtataataGATTAAATAGTTGCATAAAGTAACCAATATtctgaataattatattaatttaatctttcatatacaatgtacaataataaatataaaatataacatttatatattatcctatttaaatttaaataatcgtcgagaactaaattaaatatatatttgtaaatattttaaaattttgagttttagcTCATTGGCATCTTTTTGTTACAATAACAAGAAATACATAGGTTAGAACGTGCGTTATCATCCAATTTACGAGTAAGGGGTCACTATTGTCACAAGTGgcatcaataattatttttaagaactTAAATTATATggacaatattttatttaaattaaacagttaattaaataaattatattagattaCATGAATAAtgtacttttaaataaattggataaacatttaattagatagccaaaatttaaaatttaaataaaatttaattagataatgtatctatttgattttacttaaataaaattttgattatttaattatatattatatatgttattatttattatttattttaaatttaaatttaaatttaaatttttaaaataaattatcaagtttttttatattagatcATTTATCTATTCCATagaattaattgttattttaaattgctTTCAAAATcactattatatatttttattatcttaaataatattttactaaaaataaaattgaatatagaggttactataaatataacaagagttaattttatttattgactAGAGTGGagtaaaataaacataaaactatataaaaaaattgaatactgacaaatttaatgtgaaagcaatttaatttaataatatacaataaataacctataaaaattaaaatataagctGAATTCAGACTTTAATATTTAAGGTTTAAGCCCACCTCAATAAGTTTTATacatttgtaatttattttatttttctttatatattatgtaatttatatgacataaaattaaatatataatagtataataatatgtaaacattaaaaatatattgtttaagtttagaattttaattaagaaaattatataaaatattaaattaataattaattggaTCTAAAACGAGTTTAGATTAgttatttacaaatatggacaaatttaaacaaaattttagacaaATATATCCAATCAATCAAGTTAAACTtagataaacataaaatatactaacattatatataattggCTTAATCCAcaaattggtacttaaattaTACTCTTTTTCCCATCTTAatatctaaactttttttttgttataagtCACAAGTGatacttaaactatttttattttcccaaaTTGGTACATTTGTTAGTCCAACcattaaatctatttaaaaagAGCTTAATCCACAAATTAGTACCTAAACAGTATCATTTTCTTGAGTTCTTACCTAAACTTTATTGGCTTAATGACTTATTTATTCCTCCAACATTTAGAAAAAGAGAGAGTCATTTTAGCTCTTCATTTAATTTCTCGtttattttaaacattgaaCTTGCGCTTTTTTGTCAAATCGCttcaaaatggatggaaaagttaataaatattgattttttgacATACACATCACGTGGATGTCACATAAGTAactaattaactttaaaaaataaaaatatagaatgctattaaatttatttaaaaattttgtaatatataaaaattaaaaaacaaaaaaaagtattaaaaattaattaattactgatGTAGTATCCATGTGACATATATGTCAACGTCAACAAAGTTAATACTTGTTatcttttccattcattttggggctatttaacaaaaaaaaaagtgcaaGTTCAAGGGTTAAAAGAGCCAAAAAGTTAAATGGAGgactaatatgatttttttataaagttggagggCTAAATAAATAATCATGGCAACTTCTTTTTGGCACAAGTGGTACTTAAACTAttctttttatacatattttacaccaaaatgttatatcaattaaaaaacaTTCTAGCCAATAATAAATCACCGTGTCTTACagacttaaaaaatttatttattttctttttctttacattattttacccttctattttttcctttataatgTCTGATAATACTAATAATGCTCAAAACTTGTCGTTTCGAGATCGAGATATGACAATTAAATTCGTTTTTGAATTTCATTGCTTGCTTGCTCAACTTAACCGAATCAAAAAAGTTATTCATCGATCAAAATCAGTGTTTTCAAAACCAGACCAACCAGTCGTACCGATAACCGATTGATGTATTGGTCTAGAGATGGGCATTGAATAGATAAACCTGCGAACCGATATAGACCAATTGAACGAAGCTAAAAAACAAACAGTTAAACcaaatttctctatttttatgaattcttttaataacttatttgaTCAGATCGAAAACTTGTAGCCTGACTAGTTCAACCTATGGTCTAGTTCttaaggaagaaaaagaaaaaaaaagagagagataatattttttgtcacatattaattcttaattattatttaaattacagAGCtaccaattttgaaatgaaaaaaagagcTACCAATTTGTAgattaaacttttcaaaataaattttaaaacaaaaataccaagtttgaaaaaaagtaatttaaatacCCTAtcgtgataaaaataaataaattaaatgagttaaatctatataatttgaataagcTGTAGAGTTAAATCTGCAATCATAAAGGAGATATGCGTTTGGTAGTTGGGTagcttaaaaagttaaaatcagATTCATGCTTTTGAGAATCTGAAAATCAAAATTGGATTTAATCtgtaaacaaaattaaaattgaaattaagcgCAATTGTGTATCATCCGATTGTTTTTGGATTGATCCAACTATACAGCCACCATAACTACAAGTTAATAGAATCAGTTATAACCAATCTTTAACCGCCACATAGCAGGCGGAGGAGATACCAAACCCAATATAAATACGGAAATGGAGACCCAACCAACATTTTCAGGTTCGGAAAATAAAAACAGCGCTTTCGTTCTAGGTTTTGGACTCTGGAAACCTCAATTCCTTCCAACTTTACTTCTCTAATTATATTTCTTACCTCTCTTGCTTTCTGCTTAAGCGCTTTGAGGATTTGGGCATGCGAGTGCCGGACGCTGATCTTTTTAATCCACAATCGGTTATGGACTCCGACTTCTCACCCGGCGGAGCTTCCGCCTCTGCTTCCGTCGACCCGGACTTTGGTTTTGCTTTTGACGACAGTAATTTCTCCGATCGGACCCTGAGGATCGAGATCATGCCTGATTTGCCCGAGACTAAATCCGACGGTGGCGGTTGCTGCTCTATCGCTGATTGGGCCCGTAATAGGAAGAGACGGAGGGAAGATTTCAAGAAAGAGAACGGTTTGTTCTGTTTTGTTtctaagattaaaattattggtagttttcctttaaaaagctttttttttttttaacaatgtaATTAATGtagttttgaacaatttttggGATTCGGTTCATGGCGTTATGCAGATTTTATCGGGCAAAGTGAGGAGCAAATCTTGAATTGTAACTTGCCATACACGGTGGATGGTGTAACCTATGAGAACCAAGATGAAGAGGCCATGGCAATGGTTGAAGAGTCTCCTTCTGATATTGGATTGAATTCCAATCAAATTGGTAACTTAAATTACATACATAAATTACTTTTTATCATTTGCTACTCTATATATATTCACACACTTTTTCAGGTTTCTTCATGTTaattaaggttttctttttagttaaaCTTCACGCGAACAACTCAAACTTCCTAGCTTCCTTCACTTTGTTGTTAATTAAGTTTggactatttcttctttttgttaACTGAACTAAAGTTTTTCTTTATGATATAACTAGATTTAAAGTTAGTTTTTCAGTGTGGGGGTATTAGTTACTGTTTGATTGCAAGGAATGAGCATTGACATCCGTTTTGATTCATTTATAGGGAATGATTCCATTTACAACAATGATTCATCTAAGAATATGGATTGTTCAAAAGTTCTAAGAGTCAAGACCATACACATTAGTTCTCCAATTTTAGCAGCAAAAAGTCCTTTCTTTTATAAGGTAAGGGGATGCTGATTGGTTGTTTTCTGTCTTTGTTATTGGTTTTTGTACTCATGGACTTACTGGTTTGTGCCTCTGCTTGCAGTTGTTTTCAAATGGAATGAAGGAGTCAGAGCAGCGACATGTAACACTCAGGATACATGCCTCTGGTAAACGCCAGaatatttttcctattattgATCATTTGTCTTATTTTTACCTCTCTTGCCATGAATTCCAATGACATTGGTTTGTTTTCATGTTGGAACCTGTCGAACTTTGTGGtgttcatttatgtatttttttctgaTTCTTTGAGCAGAAGAAACAGCTCTCCTAGACCTTCTTAGTTTTATGTATAGCAACACCTTATCAACGACCACACCTACTGCCTTGTTAGATGTGTTGATGGCTGCTGACAAATTCGAGGTTGCATCTTGCATGAGATATTGTAGCCGATTGTTACGGAACCTGCCTATGACCTGTGAATCTGCTTTACTATATTTGGACCTTCCGTCTAGTGTTTTAATGGCTGATGCTGTTCAGCCACTGACAGATGCTGCAAAGCAGTTTCTTGCTGTGAGATACAAGGATATAACCAAGTGAGTGCCACTATTATTTACAacattaaatacataattatacTTTGAGTAATTTCTTAACTGTAACCACAAGGTTGCTTCTTTTGTTATCAATATATGAAAATGGGGCACCCTtttgttgatatatatatggcttTGTTTTGAAGTTTTACCCTGCTGCAAAATAGTGGGCATTCTTTAAAAATAACGTGGCAAGAAATGCAGTGTTGCTTGTCCTGTTTATATTTTGCTTATTGGACGTGTATATATGGGTTCCTTAAGtggaaaattttgtgaaattaggTTCAATGTTTCATTAACTGTCGTCTTTTAGGTCTATTGTTGAGTTAATCTCTAGATAATGGACTAACCAGTTTGCATTGGTTATTTGTCAGGTTCCAGGAGGAGGTACTCAACTTGCCTCTTACTGGTATAGAGGCAGTATTTTCTAGTGACGATCTCCAGGTAGCTTCAGAGGATGCTGTTTATGACTTTGTGCTGAAATGGGCTCGAACACATTACCCAAAACTGGAGGAGCGACGTGGAATTTTTGCAACACGACTTAGTCGCGTAATACGTTTTCCATATATGACTTGCAGAAAGCtgaaaaaggttttaacctgCATCGACTTTGATCCAGAACTCGCATCCAAGGTTGTGCTTGAAGCTCTCTTTTTCAAGTCTGAGATGCCACACAGACAACGGGCACTTGCAGCAGAGGAAGCGAATGCCACCTATCGTCGCTTTGTGGAGCGGGCATACAAGTACCGTCCAGTCAAGGTTGTAGAGTTTGAACTGCCTAGGCAGCAGTGTGTTGTGTACCTGGACCTGAAACGTGAGGAGTGTACACATCTGTTTCCAGCAGGAAGGGTTTATTCCCAGGCATTTCATCTTGGAGGACAAGGTTTTTTCTTGTCTGCTCACTGCAACATGGATCAGCAAAGCTCATTCCATTGTTTTGGGCTGTTTTTGGGAATGCAAGAGAGGGGATCTGTCACATTTGCTGTTGACTATGAGTTTGCGGCAAGGTCAAAGCCAACCGAGGATTATGTAAGCAAGTATAAAGGGAATTACACTTTCACTGGAGGAAAGGCTGTCGGCTATCGTAACCTGTTTGGTATACCCTGGACGGCATTCATGTCAGATGATAGCATTTACTTTATAAACGGCATCCTCCATCTCAGGGCTGAACTCACTATTAGACAATGAATTTGTGAGAAGCTAGTATTTTAGACGTTTTGCTTTATCACCCTCTGCAAATTCCTTCTGAATccttgtaaaattttgaataattatatcttatgcataaaaatattatgtatgtatataaaatctATTTGGCAATCAAATGTAGAACTTGCTAGCCTTCACTGGTAGTCATCTATCCCGCAATTGGGATGAAGGGTGTGAACTTTTTACATTTTGAACcaaaaaatgaagcaattttTCTACTATAAAATGACTTGGATTAGGAATATTCAACTCCAAGCAAAGAGTGCATCTGCTTGAGCCAACAAAGCAAAATCCATGCAAGCAGCAAAAGTGCATCAAAATGGGAAAAGACATGCAAAATCCATATGATAGGAGAGAAAATGGGGggctaaaataaattacaatatcCATTCATCGAAATTAATTGGAGAAGGCATTAGCAATGTTACTCGCCCTTTTTCTGACAACCTTTTTGCCTTTTACACTAACAAATGTACCAAATTTCACAATCATTATTACCAAAATGCTTAGTTCAAACTCTTGAACAGATTCATTTCATCGTTTATTGTTTGAACCTATAACAGTATAACAGGAATACAAGGCTTTACCCCGTCTGCCAAGAATCATTCAATTTTCACGACTCAAAAGGCatgcattttattaaaagaaaaagaaaaacttcaaGGCTGAACAATCCTTGCTATGCCAAGGTAGAATCCTATTCCaacataaaaacataacataaccAATGCTCATTTGAAACAAACAAGTAAAGCCAGAGTACAACAAACCAAACTCAGAAACCTCAATTGAGTGCACCAACACCGGCATTACTCTTTTGAGCAGACTTTTTCCACTCTGTATGAAACGACCCTGGACGATCGATCCTCTCATAGGTGTGTGCCCCGAACAAGTCCCTCTGTGCCTGCACGAGATTGGCCGGGAGCCTTGCACGCCTATAGGTATCGAAATAGGCAAGACTAGCACACATTCCTGGTGTGCTGATCCCAGCAGAGATGGCCAACCCCACAACTCTCCTCCAAGCAGCTTGCCTCTGAACCATCTCCCTAGCAAACTCAGGGTCTACAACCAAGCTAGCCAAATTGGGGTTCCTCTGGTAAGCCTTCTTGATCCTATCCAAAAACACAGCCCTAATAATACACCCACCTTTCCAAATCCTAGCCAACTCTCCAAAGTTCAAATTCCACCCTTTTTCAACACTTTTCGCTCTCAACAAATTCATCCCTTGAGCATAACTGCATATCTTGGACGCATATAAAGCTTGCCTAACATCATCAATCAATCTTTTCTTATCAATTCCTTTTGCTAGGCTCCCAACTTCTTCTTTCAATCCAGCTTCTTTCAAAACCTCAGCAGCATTTTCCCTCTCCTCCTTTAACCCACTCAAATACCTACAATCCAATGAAGCTGCGATCGTAGGGGCAGCAACAGACAACTCAGCAGCTTGCTGCACCGTCCATTTCCCGGTACCTTTCATCCCAGTCTTGTCTAAAATCTTATCCACCAAAAACCCATCACTCAAATCATCCTTAACTCTAAAAATATCCGATGTTATCTCAATTAAGAAACTTTCAAGCTCACCCCGATTCCATTCAGCAAAAATCTCAGCTAATTCATCATTCGAAAGTCCCCCAACATGTTTAAGCACGTCATAAGCTTCAGAAATCAACTGCATATCACCGTATTCGATTCCATTATGAACCATTTTAACGAAATTACCAGATCCTCCTTCGCCAATGTAAGTAACACAAGGCCCATCCTCGACTTGCGCTGCCACTTTTTCAAGTATGTCTTGGATGTTCGAATAAGCCTGGTGAGATCCACCGGGCATCAACGACGGACCGTTACGAGCCCCTTCTTCGCCACCGGAAACACCCATACCGAGATAAAGAAGACCCTTATTTGAAACTTCTTGGATTCTTCTCTCGGTGTTCTCATACCACTCGTTACCACCATCGATGATACAGTCACCGGGCTCCATATGATCGGATAAAGCAGCAATGGTTTGATCGACGGGTGAACCAGCTTTGACTAAGATAACAACAGATCTGGGTCGTTTGATAGAGAGAACGAATTCACGAGGGGTGTAGTGACCGAAGAGTGGGAGTTGGCCTTCGTCTTGGGCTCGCTGAACGGTTTCATCGACTTTGGAGGTAGTACGATTGTAGACAGAGATAGGGAAGCCTTTTTCGGCGACGTTTAGAGCGAGGTTTTGGCCCATGACGGCCAAGCCGGCAAGGCCTATGCGAGAAAGAGCAGGGGATGCTTCCATTTTGGGGGGAGATGGAAAAGAGGGAGGAAATGGGAGGGAGAAAAAAGGGTGTTAGATATATGAATGGAGAAGGGAAATGGGGGAGGGTTTTGTGAGagatattttgttaatttttaaaggaaGGAAGGGAGGTGGGAAGGGAAAGAGTTTGGCTTTTTGAAGGAAGGAAAGATTTTTGTTGAGAGTGACGGACTCGTCGAGGGAGTGAAAGGGCAAATTGGCCTCAACAAACGATGAGAGAGGCGATCTGTTCGAGGAATCGTTACTGACGGCTCCCTTATACGGCACCGTCTCAACTGGCACTAAAACAACCTTTGCCAGCGTCGAAAATAGaggattttctttttggattaaTATCTTATTTGGTACCTGAGTTTAGATTACTGTTTAATTTGGTACCCGAGTTTGATTTCCATACAAAAGGCCTATGTgctctagaaaaaaaaaacataggtGCTAAATAGGGACAAAAAgactcaaaatattaaattgaatattgaagccaaattcaagtaccaaacaatgtattaatcttatttttttccaagtttacaattattattaaatattttgaaaataaaatataaaaatattgta harbors:
- the LOC105765279 gene encoding BTB/POZ domain-containing protein POB1, whose amino-acid sequence is MRVPDADLFNPQSVMDSDFSPGGASASASVDPDFGFAFDDSNFSDRTLRIEIMPDLPETKSDGGGCCSIADWARNRKRRREDFKKENDFIGQSEEQILNCNLPYTVDGVTYENQDEEAMAMVEESPSDIGLNSNQIGNDSIYNNDSSKNMDCSKVLRVKTIHISSPILAAKSPFFYKLFSNGMKESEQRHVTLRIHASEETALLDLLSFMYSNTLSTTTPTALLDVLMAADKFEVASCMRYCSRLLRNLPMTCESALLYLDLPSSVLMADAVQPLTDAAKQFLAVRYKDITKFQEEVLNLPLTGIEAVFSSDDLQVASEDAVYDFVLKWARTHYPKLEERRGIFATRLSRVIRFPYMTCRKLKKVLTCIDFDPELASKVVLEALFFKSEMPHRQRALAAEEANATYRRFVERAYKYRPVKVVEFELPRQQCVVYLDLKREECTHLFPAGRVYSQAFHLGGQGFFLSAHCNMDQQSSFHCFGLFLGMQERGSVTFAVDYEFAARSKPTEDYVSKYKGNYTFTGGKAVGYRNLFGIPWTAFMSDDSIYFINGILHLRAELTIRQ
- the LOC105765280 gene encoding 6-phosphogluconate dehydrogenase, decarboxylating 3, chloroplastic, which codes for MEASPALSRIGLAGLAVMGQNLALNVAEKGFPISVYNRTTSKVDETVQRAQDEGQLPLFGHYTPREFVLSIKRPRSVVILVKAGSPVDQTIAALSDHMEPGDCIIDGGNEWYENTERRIQEVSNKGLLYLGMGVSGGEEGARNGPSLMPGGSHQAYSNIQDILEKVAAQVEDGPCVTYIGEGGSGNFVKMVHNGIEYGDMQLISEAYDVLKHVGGLSNDELAEIFAEWNRGELESFLIEITSDIFRVKDDLSDGFLVDKILDKTGMKGTGKWTVQQAAELSVAAPTIAASLDCRYLSGLKEERENAAEVLKEAGLKEEVGSLAKGIDKKRLIDDVRQALYASKICSYAQGMNLLRAKSVEKGWNLNFGELARIWKGGCIIRAVFLDRIKKAYQRNPNLASLVVDPEFAREMVQRQAAWRRVVGLAISAGISTPGMCASLAYFDTYRRARLPANLVQAQRDLFGAHTYERIDRPGSFHTEWKKSAQKSNAGVGALN